One Polaribacter sp. KT25b DNA segment encodes these proteins:
- the lpxD gene encoding UDP-3-O-(3-hydroxymyristoyl)glucosamine N-acyltransferase, producing MKFTAQQIADILEGEVVGNPDEEVSKLSKIEEGEKGSLTFLSNPKYHPFLYTTDASIAIVNKNITLEKEISTTLIKVENAYKSFSKLLEFYNEVKNNKLGRENPHFISDSAKIGKNEYIGAFAYIGENVSIGDNVKIYPNCYIGDNTIIGNNCVLFAGVKIYSETQIGNHCKIHSGCIIGSDGFGFAPNEAGEYKAIPQIGNVIIEDYVDIGSASTIDRATLGSTIIRQGVKLDNQIQIAHNVEVGKNTVIAAQTGIAGSTKIGENCMIGGQVGFAGHLTIGNNVKIQGQSGIAKNLKDGDKVQGTPAMNYSDYSKSYVYFRNLPKIATAINKMEKELNTQNQ from the coding sequence ATGAAATTTACAGCACAACAAATAGCAGATATTTTAGAAGGTGAAGTAGTTGGGAATCCTGATGAAGAAGTTTCTAAATTATCTAAAATCGAAGAAGGGGAGAAAGGTTCTTTAACTTTTTTATCTAACCCAAAGTATCATCCATTTTTATATACAACAGATGCTTCTATTGCTATCGTAAATAAAAATATTACGTTAGAAAAAGAGATTTCTACAACACTTATAAAAGTAGAAAATGCATATAAATCTTTTTCTAAATTATTAGAATTTTATAACGAAGTAAAGAATAATAAATTAGGTAGAGAAAACCCTCATTTTATTTCTGATTCCGCAAAAATTGGTAAAAATGAATATATTGGAGCTTTTGCATATATAGGAGAAAATGTTAGTATTGGCGACAATGTTAAAATTTACCCTAATTGTTATATTGGCGATAATACAATTATTGGTAATAATTGTGTTCTTTTTGCTGGTGTTAAAATTTATTCTGAAACTCAAATAGGAAACCATTGTAAAATACATTCTGGTTGTATAATTGGTTCTGACGGATTTGGTTTTGCGCCAAATGAAGCAGGAGAATATAAAGCAATACCACAAATAGGAAATGTAATTATCGAAGATTATGTAGATATTGGATCTGCTTCTACAATAGATAGAGCCACTTTAGGATCTACTATTATAAGACAGGGTGTAAAATTAGACAATCAAATACAAATTGCACATAATGTAGAAGTTGGTAAAAATACAGTAATTGCTGCTCAAACAGGAATTGCAGGATCAACAAAAATTGGAGAAAATTGTATGATTGGTGGTCAAGTTGGTTTTGCAGGTCATTTAACAATTGGTAATAATGTAAAGATTCAAGGACAATCTGGTATTGCCAAAAACTTAAAAGATGGCGATAAAGTACAAGGAACACCAGCAATGAATTATTCAGATTATAGTAAATCGTACGTTTATTTTAGAAATTTACCAAAGATTGCAACAGCAATTAATAAGATGGAAAAAGAATTAAATACTCAAAATCAATAA
- a CDS encoding HD domain-containing protein, with amino-acid sequence MKKKTANKLKILNDPIYGFIQIPNSLIFDIIEHPYFQRLRRIAQMGFSNLVYPGANHTRFHHALGCIHLMQKAVRVLRFKQIEISEEEENGLCMAILLHDIGHGAFSHALEHSIVSGISHEEISLKFMKKLNEEFDGKLSLAIEIFEGKYHRKFLYQLISSQLDIDRLDYLKRDSFYTGVTEGNISSDRLIVMMNVKNEELVIEQKGIYSVEKFLIARRLMYWQVYLHKTGLVAENMLVNVLKRAKELADKGEVLFASSALKYFLYNKINQDNFTDETLEMFSKLDDYDVLSAIKEWTNHDDKILSLLSKMIVDRKLLRIELKMDVFSEEVINKKRRKFSKRLGLSEVEINYFVFSQEIRNQAYNTEKPILILNKRGKLKDIAKASDQLNIQALTKPVVKHFICYPK; translated from the coding sequence TTGAAAAAAAAAACAGCCAACAAATTAAAGATTTTAAATGATCCTATTTACGGTTTTATACAAATTCCAAATTCGTTAATTTTTGATATTATAGAACATCCATATTTTCAGCGATTAAGGCGAATTGCACAAATGGGATTTTCTAATTTGGTGTATCCAGGCGCAAATCATACAAGATTTCATCATGCTTTAGGTTGTATTCATTTAATGCAAAAAGCTGTACGAGTTTTACGTTTTAAGCAAATTGAAATATCCGAAGAAGAAGAAAACGGCTTGTGTATGGCAATTTTGTTGCACGATATTGGTCATGGTGCATTTTCTCATGCGCTTGAACATAGTATTGTTAGCGGAATTTCGCATGAAGAAATTTCTTTAAAATTTATGAAAAAATTAAATGAAGAATTTGATGGAAAATTAAGTTTAGCAATAGAAATTTTTGAAGGTAAATATCATCGTAAATTTTTATATCAGTTAATTTCTAGTCAGTTAGATATTGATCGTTTAGATTACTTAAAACGAGATAGTTTTTATACAGGAGTTACAGAAGGTAATATTTCATCAGATCGGTTAATTGTTATGATGAATGTTAAAAATGAAGAGTTAGTAATTGAACAAAAAGGAATTTATTCTGTAGAAAAGTTTTTGATTGCTAGAAGATTAATGTATTGGCAAGTGTATTTGCATAAAACAGGTTTGGTTGCAGAAAACATGTTGGTTAATGTTTTAAAAAGAGCCAAAGAATTAGCAGATAAAGGAGAAGTGTTGTTTGCAAGTTCTGCGTTAAAATACTTTTTGTACAATAAAATAAATCAAGATAATTTTACTGATGAAACTTTAGAAATGTTTTCTAAATTAGATGATTATGATGTTTTATCAGCCATTAAAGAATGGACAAACCATGATGATAAAATACTGTCTTTATTATCTAAAATGATTGTTGATAGAAAGTTATTAAGAATTGAATTAAAAATGGATGTTTTTAGTGAAGAAGTAATAAACAAAAAGAGAAGAAAATTTTCTAAGAGATTAGGTTTATCCGAAGTAGAAATTAATTATTTTGTTTTTTCACAAGAAATCAGAAATCAAGCGTATAATACAGAAAAACCTATTTTAATTTTAAATAAAAGGGGTAAATTGAAAGATATTGCTAAAGCTTCAGATCAATTAAACATACAAGCATTAACAAAACCTGTTGTAAAACACTTTATTTGTTATCCAAAGTAA
- a CDS encoding bifunctional response regulator/alkaline phosphatase family protein: MSSIQILWVDDEIELLKPHILFLELKNYKVTTCTNGADAIDLVGENNFDIVFLDENMPGLTGLDTLAEIKQKQANLPVVMITKSEEEYIMEEAIGSKIADYLIKPVNPSQILLTLKKNLDHSRLVSEKTTSNYQQEFRKISMDLAMVNSYEEWIDLYKKLIHWELELENISDPGMLGILESQKQEANNQFFKFIKKNYEDFLTSNDKPTFSHTLFKDYVVPELSKDQGVLWVVIDNLRYDQYRILEPLINNHYKKDEEYSYFSILPTATQYARNAIFSGLMPSEMEKRHPNFWKNDTDEGGMNMYEDEFLSAQIKRLSLNIKHEYYKITSLKSGKELADNFNGTKQNDLTTVVYNFVDMLSHSKTEMEVIKELAGDDKAYRSLTLSWFKNSPLFEIIQKAQNLGQKLIITTDHGTINCKNPTKVIGDKNISSNLRYKTGRSLSYEEKDVYAVRNPKDIFLPTIAMNSPFIFAKEDLFFAYPNNFNHFVKYYKNTYQHGGVSLEEVIIPCAVYSPK, translated from the coding sequence ATGAGCAGCATACAAATTTTATGGGTTGATGATGAAATTGAATTATTAAAACCTCACATTCTTTTTCTTGAACTTAAAAATTATAAAGTTACTACTTGTACAAATGGTGCTGATGCTATAGATTTAGTTGGCGAAAATAATTTTGATATTGTTTTTTTAGATGAAAACATGCCTGGTTTAACCGGTTTAGATACACTTGCAGAAATTAAACAAAAACAGGCAAATTTACCTGTAGTTATGATTACTAAAAGTGAAGAGGAATATATTATGGAAGAAGCAATTGGTTCTAAAATTGCAGATTATTTAATTAAACCTGTAAACCCAAGTCAGATTTTATTAACCTTAAAGAAAAATTTAGATCATTCTCGTTTGGTTTCAGAAAAAACAACCTCTAATTATCAACAAGAATTTAGAAAAATTTCTATGGATTTGGCCATGGTAAATTCTTACGAAGAATGGATAGATTTGTACAAAAAACTAATTCACTGGGAGCTAGAATTAGAAAACATTAGCGATCCTGGAATGTTGGGTATTTTAGAAAGTCAGAAACAAGAAGCTAATAATCAGTTTTTTAAATTCATCAAAAAGAATTATGAAGATTTTTTAACATCAAACGATAAACCTACTTTTTCACATACTTTATTTAAAGATTATGTGGTACCTGAACTTAGTAAAGACCAAGGAGTTTTATGGGTTGTTATTGATAATTTACGTTACGATCAATACAGAATTTTAGAGCCATTAATTAATAATCATTACAAAAAAGACGAGGAATATTCTTATTTTTCTATTCTGCCAACAGCAACTCAATATGCTAGAAATGCTATTTTTTCTGGTTTAATGCCATCAGAAATGGAAAAACGTCATCCAAATTTTTGGAAAAATGATACTGATGAAGGTGGAATGAATATGTATGAAGATGAGTTTTTATCAGCACAAATAAAAAGATTAAGTTTAAATATTAAACACGAATATTATAAAATTACTTCGTTAAAAAGTGGAAAAGAATTGGCCGATAATTTTAATGGAACCAAACAAAACGACCTAACAACAGTTGTTTATAATTTTGTGGATATGCTTTCGCATTCTAAAACAGAAATGGAAGTAATTAAAGAATTGGCTGGCGATGATAAAGCCTATAGAAGTTTAACCTTAAGTTGGTTTAAGAATTCTCCTTTGTTCGAAATTATTCAAAAAGCACAGAATTTAGGTCAGAAATTGATTATTACAACAGATCATGGAACGATTAACTGTAAAAATCCTACGAAAGTAATTGGCGATAAAAACATTAGTTCTAATTTGCGTTATAAAACAGGTAGAAGTTTAAGCTACGAAGAAAAAGATGTGTATGCTGTAAGGAATCCTAAAGACATTTTTTTACCGACTATAGCTATGAATAGTCCGTTTATTTTTGCCAAAGAAGATTTGTTTTTTGCGTACCCAAATAACTTTAATCACTTTGTAAAATATTACAAAAACACCTATCAACATGGTGGTGTTTCTTTAGAAGAAGTAATTATTCCGTGTGCAGTTTATAGCCCGAAGTAG
- a CDS encoding BspA family leucine-rich repeat surface protein, translating to MKTKISIFSLLLLFGFNFSAQETERFNWVINNASSTSISKSKSITEDTNKDIISFGSFKSDVDIDPSSNELKFISKGESDIYLQKLDSNGNLIWGKSFGGLGSDIPYSVKTDSNNNIYIVGYFSSTVDFDSSNEIYNLTSNGDKDIFVVKVDSEGNFIWAKSFGGLGFDAASALKIDSNDNLYISGWFEEIVVFDNNDLNGTATSLASSRNGFLLKLNKNGGYIYSKTFGSLNFSTISAIDLHENNIYLVSTFNKDLDADPSNNTVTLDAGDSLNGAIIKLDIDGNFIWAESIGGNEGYDQAVNVKVDSDENIIITGTIDSSTDFDFSSNQFNLGSSAGYPDAFMLKIDKDANFLWAKTFSATSAIFHLSVDLDKDDNIYSIGYFYGSATFESQNFPDRGAGETTFIKKIDKEGNIVWIENYKADNTATRGEDILISSDNKKILSTGSFAGSVDFDSSSNQEIITSGSSLNNNGFLLSLLIESNEEDNVDNKDEFITKWKTTAANESITIPTTGTGYNYTVDWGDGTIENNFTGDATHTYTVAGDYEVSIIGDFPRIYFYYNNQNQDKIIDIVQWGSNEWSSMELAFFDCTNLNISATDSPNLSNATNLYGMFQGCSTFNANINHWDVSSIENMPRMFYQTVSFDKPLNNWDVSNVTNISSMFSGSNFNQPLDNWNVGKVILMNRVFANNIVFNQNINNWNVNTVVNMISLFEKAESFNQPLDLWEINNVTNMNAMFDNSGMSVINYDKTLKGWSALSSLKPNINLGAFNINYCNSETERTKLINDYNWTFVSDSKDCSTIDSPVSINGMWNDPANWASGVVPTSTDNVVIPTGTTLQISDDISEINSLENEGTIVINPTYSLKSNSNMVNNGTIIMNSDNDDSSVLFVVGTSTGEVKYSRGGLKANLWSLVTPPVSGQKIKEFATNIDNDIRKNETVSPIRYAISYYDDKEPSGSKWKYFTESIDSEETFTAGESYGLSRATDGSVTFTGTLTTNNSVMTLKPGEWNAIGNPFTTYYPANKNGASSFINDNYDILDDEFKGLYIWDSAQNKYVVVSEVDIQNRSITPGQGFFIKVKAGENTIEFKEAKRSLKPTTGDNTFSKEVHKYIKLLANNGSYTVTTDVKFLSNATKGFDVGLDIGNFSASSFDLYTHLVDESTTNNYTIQSLPLENKEEVIIPISVLSNKSEVYLSSLHENLPENIILLLEDRENDAFTDITNKENDYKISFNDQQNIQKTLYLHISYSSALSVVDSAIDKIQIYSANKNLYVKGLMDSADLEMYNVLGQSVFKLNLTKDQEINLPMNLKEGVYTIKLSSENNIVTKKIVIK from the coding sequence ATGAAAACTAAAATTTCAATATTTTCTTTATTACTATTGTTTGGATTTAATTTTTCTGCACAAGAAACAGAAAGGTTTAATTGGGTTATAAATAATGCATCAAGTACCTCTATTTCAAAGAGCAAAAGTATCACAGAGGATACGAATAAAGATATTATTTCATTTGGGTCCTTTAAATCAGATGTTGATATAGATCCTTCTTCTAATGAATTAAAATTTATATCAAAAGGAGAAAGTGATATCTATCTTCAAAAACTAGATAGTAATGGAAATTTAATTTGGGGGAAATCTTTTGGAGGCTTAGGAAGTGATATACCTTATAGTGTAAAAACAGACAGTAATAACAATATTTATATTGTTGGTTATTTCTCTTCTACTGTCGATTTTGATTCTTCCAACGAAATATATAATTTAACTTCCAATGGAGATAAAGATATTTTTGTAGTAAAGGTTGATAGTGAAGGTAACTTTATTTGGGCTAAATCTTTTGGAGGATTAGGTTTTGATGCAGCTAGTGCTCTAAAAATAGATTCGAATGATAACTTATATATAAGTGGATGGTTTGAAGAAATAGTTGTTTTTGATAATAATGATTTAAATGGAACAGCAACCTCATTAGCAAGCAGTAGGAATGGGTTTTTATTAAAGCTTAATAAAAATGGCGGCTATATATATTCTAAAACATTTGGTAGCCTAAACTTTTCTACCATTAGTGCAATAGATCTGCATGAAAATAATATATATTTGGTTAGCACATTCAACAAAGATTTAGATGCTGATCCTTCAAATAATACAGTCACTTTAGATGCAGGTGATTCTCTTAATGGGGCTATCATAAAATTAGATATTGACGGGAACTTTATTTGGGCTGAATCTATAGGTGGAAATGAAGGATATGATCAGGCTGTAAATGTGAAAGTTGATTCAGATGAAAATATTATTATTACTGGTACAATAGATTCTAGTACTGATTTTGATTTTTCGTCAAATCAGTTTAATTTAGGCTCCAGTGCAGGATATCCTGACGCCTTTATGCTTAAAATAGATAAAGATGCTAATTTTTTATGGGCTAAAACTTTTAGTGCAACATCAGCTATATTTCATTTATCTGTGGACCTAGATAAAGATGATAATATTTATAGTATAGGTTACTTTTATGGTTCAGCTACTTTTGAATCTCAAAATTTTCCAGATAGAGGTGCAGGTGAAACTACTTTTATAAAAAAAATAGATAAAGAAGGAAATATAGTTTGGATTGAAAACTATAAAGCTGATAATACAGCAACTAGAGGTGAAGATATTTTAATAAGTAGTGATAATAAAAAAATACTAAGTACAGGTTCTTTTGCAGGTTCTGTTGATTTTGATAGTTCTAGTAATCAAGAAATAATAACTTCAGGTTCTTCTCTTAATAATAATGGGTTTCTATTGAGTTTATTAATAGAAAGTAACGAAGAAGATAATGTAGACAATAAAGATGAATTTATCACCAAATGGAAAACAACTGCTGCAAACGAATCTATTACAATACCAACAACTGGTACTGGATATAATTATACTGTAGATTGGGGGGATGGTACTATTGAAAATAATTTTACAGGAGATGCAACTCATACATATACAGTTGCTGGAGATTATGAAGTAAGTATTATTGGCGATTTTCCAAGGATTTATTTTTATTATAATAATCAAAATCAAGATAAGATAATAGATATTGTACAATGGGGATCAAATGAATGGTCTTCTATGGAATTAGCATTTTTTGATTGTACGAATTTAAATATTTCAGCTACTGATTCTCCAAATTTATCTAACGCAACTAATTTATATGGAATGTTTCAAGGGTGTTCAACTTTTAATGCCAATATAAATCATTGGGATGTTAGTAGTATAGAAAATATGCCTCGTATGTTTTATCAAACAGTATCTTTTGATAAACCATTAAATAATTGGGATGTTAGTAATGTTACAAATATTTCAAGTATGTTTAGTGGATCTAATTTCAATCAACCATTAGATAATTGGAATGTTGGAAAGGTAATCTTAATGAATCGTGTTTTTGCCAACAACATTGTTTTCAACCAAAATATAAATAATTGGAATGTAAACACTGTAGTTAATATGATAAGTCTCTTTGAGAAAGCAGAATCTTTTAATCAACCGTTAGATCTATGGGAGATAAATAATGTAACTAATATGAATGCTATGTTTGATAACTCAGGAATGTCTGTTATTAATTATGACAAAACTCTTAAAGGTTGGAGTGCATTATCTTCTTTAAAACCTAATATTAATTTAGGCGCATTTAATATAAATTATTGTAACTCAGAAACAGAACGAACAAAATTAATAAATGATTACAATTGGACATTTGTAAGCGATAGTAAAGACTGTTCTACCATAGATTCTCCAGTTAGTATTAATGGCATGTGGAATGATCCAGCAAATTGGGCGAGTGGTGTTGTACCCACATCAACAGACAATGTAGTGATTCCAACTGGTACCACTTTACAAATTAGTGATGATATTTCAGAAATTAATTCCTTAGAAAATGAAGGGACTATTGTTATAAACCCAACATATTCTCTAAAATCTAATAGTAATATGGTTAACAATGGTACTATAATTATGAATTCTGATAACGATGATAGTTCTGTATTATTTGTTGTCGGTACTTCTACAGGAGAGGTTAAATATTCGCGTGGTGGTCTAAAAGCGAATTTATGGAGTTTGGTTACGCCACCTGTATCTGGGCAAAAAATAAAAGAATTTGCCACTAATATAGATAATGATATCCGTAAAAATGAAACTGTTAGTCCAATAAGATATGCTATTTCGTATTATGATGATAAAGAGCCATCAGGAAGTAAATGGAAATATTTTACAGAAAGTATAGATTCAGAAGAGACCTTTACTGCTGGAGAAAGTTATGGTTTGTCAAGAGCTACAGATGGTTCTGTAACTTTTACAGGTACATTAACTACCAATAATAGTGTTATGACCTTAAAACCTGGTGAATGGAATGCCATTGGAAATCCTTTTACAACCTATTATCCTGCAAATAAAAATGGTGCAAGCAGCTTTATAAATGATAATTATGATATTCTAGATGATGAATTTAAAGGTTTATATATTTGGGATAGTGCACAAAATAAATATGTTGTTGTTAGTGAGGTAGATATTCAAAATCGTTCAATTACACCGGGGCAAGGATTTTTTATAAAAGTAAAGGCAGGTGAGAATACAATTGAATTTAAGGAGGCAAAACGTAGTTTAAAACCAACAACAGGAGATAATACGTTTAGTAAAGAAGTACATAAGTATATAAAATTATTAGCCAATAATGGTTCTTATACCGTAACAACAGATGTTAAGTTTTTAAGCAATGCTACAAAAGGTTTTGACGTTGGCTTAGATATAGGGAACTTTAGTGCTTCTTCATTTGATTTATATACTCATTTAGTTGATGAAAGTACTACGAACAATTATACAATTCAATCACTTCCGTTAGAAAATAAAGAAGAAGTTATAATTCCAATAAGTGTATTATCTAATAAGTCAGAAGTTTATCTTTCATCGCTTCATGAAAACTTACCAGAAAATATAATTTTACTACTTGAAGACAGAGAAAATGATGCTTTTACAGATATCACGAATAAAGAAAATGATTATAAAATATCTTTTAACGATCAACAAAACATTCAAAAAACACTTTACTTACATATTTCTTATTCTAGCGCATTAAGTGTAGTTGATTCAGCCATTGATAAAATTCAAATCTACTCGGCAAATAAAAATTTATATGTAAAGGGTTTAATGGATAGTGCAGACTTAGAAATGTATAATGTTTTAGGTCAAAGTGTTTTTAAATTAAACTTAACTAAAGATCAAGAGATTAATTTACCAATGAATTTAAAAGAAGGTGTTTATACCATAAAATTAAGTTCAGAAAATAATATAGTTACCAAAAAGATTGTAATTAAATAA
- the tsaE gene encoding tRNA (adenosine(37)-N6)-threonylcarbamoyltransferase complex ATPase subunit type 1 TsaE yields MFYGQMGVGKTTLIKEICKQLGVLNSISSPTFSLVNEYQTSKKDKVFHFDFYRITDEEEALDMEIEEYLYNNDWCLIECPENIENLLPLDASEIHLSLLDDGERNIQLK; encoded by the coding sequence TTGTTTTACGGACAAATGGGAGTTGGTAAAACAACACTTATTAAAGAAATTTGTAAACAACTTGGCGTTTTAAATTCCATTTCTTCTCCTACTTTTTCGCTGGTAAATGAATATCAGACATCAAAAAAAGACAAAGTTTTTCATTTTGATTTTTATAGAATTACAGATGAAGAAGAAGCTTTAGATATGGAAATTGAAGAGTATCTTTACAATAACGACTGGTGTTTAATTGAATGTCCAGAAAATATAGAAAATTTATTACCTTTAGATGCTTCAGAAATTCATCTTTCACTTTTAGATGATGGAGAACGCAACATTCAACTAAAATAA
- a CDS encoding DUF1287 domain-containing protein yields MYNPRYFSIDYPDGDLLKGKGVCTDIIIRAYRNLDINLQMEVCLNMKINYNLYPKIWRLNSNVKINSKKSK; encoded by the coding sequence ATATACAACCCTAGATATTTTTCTATTGATTATCCAGATGGAGACCTGCTAAAAGGTAAAGGAGTTTGTACAGATATAATTATTAGGGCGTATAGAAATTTGGATATTAATTTACAAATGGAAGTTTGTTTAAATATGAAAATCAACTATAATCTCTATCCTAAAATTTGGAGATTAAATAGCAATGTTAAAATAAATTCTAAAAAATCCAAATGA
- a CDS encoding CotH kinase family protein — translation MPKSNISIILLFYVSITWSQEFISSNLPIIIITTDKDPNTNNPIPIIDKEKVMATMKIIYRPDNSRNYLDDQNNPDFINYNGKIGIEFRGSTSQSLPKKPYSIETRKEDGSNNNVKILGLPKENDWVLNSLAYDKTLLRDFITYELAREMGNYASRGKYCEVIINDEYKGLYIVAEKIKIDSDRINIVELDTIDNSIPSITGGYFIKTDKTTGDDSIAWQYINRLNKKVDFIFGNPEPTDITFKQSAYIKSIFDDLSTTTANQNGLIKDGYPSLIDLPSFIDFIILNELTSNVDAYKFSTFFHKDRAGKLRAGPIWDFNFSFGNDNRSGTDIWQFDNGNNIGPDFWKDLFDNPTFNCYLRKRWNGLIKIGEPLEYIKIEEKINSLVALLSEAKNRENQRWGTLSGYELEISNLKLWLQKRYIWLNENLGNITDCSFPELPNLVISEINYHPKAIDDTDDNDLEFIAIVNNSNIKVNLTGFYFRALGISYQFPDNKYIDSGQKIYLANNIEVFENNYGFPAFGEYTRNLSNKSQQLLLTDAYGSVIDEVTYTDDNPWKKEADGDGFFLILNNLNDDNSLAANWNAIPQTTLKLNNTNFNTSIYPNPIENLVVIENNRTNIIQLTLYNLQGKKIISVDNNSHKVELRIENLPKSIYLMKIILDNKQLIYHKIIKE, via the coding sequence ATGCCAAAATCTAATATATCTATTATTTTATTATTTTATGTATCAATAACGTGGTCTCAAGAATTTATATCTAGCAACTTACCTATCATAATTATTACCACCGACAAAGATCCAAATACAAATAATCCAATACCAATAATAGATAAGGAAAAGGTAATGGCAACAATGAAAATCATATATAGGCCAGACAATAGTCGTAATTACCTTGACGATCAAAACAATCCAGATTTTATCAATTATAATGGTAAAATCGGTATTGAATTTAGAGGTTCAACGTCTCAATCTTTACCTAAAAAACCTTATAGTATTGAAACACGTAAAGAAGATGGTTCTAATAACAATGTAAAAATTTTAGGATTACCTAAAGAAAATGATTGGGTTTTAAATTCTTTGGCTTACGACAAAACTTTATTAAGAGATTTTATTACTTATGAATTAGCCAGAGAAATGGGTAATTATGCTTCTCGTGGAAAATATTGTGAAGTAATTATAAATGATGAATATAAAGGATTGTATATTGTTGCAGAAAAAATAAAAATCGATTCTGATCGTATTAATATTGTAGAATTGGATACTATTGACAATAGTATCCCCTCAATAACAGGCGGTTACTTTATAAAAACAGATAAAACTACAGGAGATGATTCAATTGCATGGCAATATATAAATAGATTAAATAAAAAAGTAGATTTCATTTTCGGTAATCCTGAACCAACTGATATAACTTTTAAACAAAGTGCTTATATAAAATCTATTTTTGATGATTTATCTACAACTACTGCAAATCAAAATGGATTAATTAAAGATGGATATCCTTCTTTAATTGACTTACCTTCTTTCATTGATTTTATAATACTTAATGAATTAACTTCTAATGTTGATGCTTATAAATTTAGTACTTTTTTTCATAAAGATCGTGCTGGAAAATTAAGAGCTGGTCCAATTTGGGATTTCAATTTTAGCTTTGGTAATGATAATAGAAGTGGAACAGATATTTGGCAATTTGATAATGGCAATAATATAGGTCCAGATTTTTGGAAAGACTTGTTTGACAATCCAACTTTTAATTGTTACTTACGTAAACGATGGAATGGATTAATTAAAATTGGAGAACCTTTAGAATATATTAAAATTGAAGAAAAAATAAATAGTTTAGTAGCTCTACTATCTGAAGCAAAAAATAGAGAGAACCAACGTTGGGGAACCCTTTCTGGTTATGAATTAGAAATTAGCAATCTTAAGTTATGGCTTCAAAAAAGATATATTTGGTTAAACGAAAATTTAGGAAATATTACCGATTGTAGTTTCCCTGAACTTCCTAACTTAGTAATCTCAGAAATAAATTATCATCCGAAGGCAATTGACGATACTGATGATAATGATCTAGAATTTATTGCTATTGTAAATAATAGTAATATTAAAGTAAATCTGACAGGTTTTTATTTTAGAGCATTAGGTATAAGTTATCAGTTTCCTGATAATAAGTATATTGATTCTGGTCAAAAAATATATTTAGCTAATAATATTGAAGTTTTTGAAAATAATTATGGTTTTCCTGCTTTTGGTGAATATACAAGAAACTTATCTAACAAGAGTCAACAATTATTACTTACAGATGCGTATGGTAGTGTTATTGATGAAGTAACTTACACAGATGATAATCCTTGGAAAAAGGAAGCAGATGGAGATGGTTTTTTCTTAATTTTGAATAATTTAAATGATGATAATAGTTTAGCTGCTAATTGGAATGCAATTCCTCAAACAACTTTAAAGTTAAATAATACAAATTTTAATACTTCTATCTACCCTAATCCTATAGAAAACTTAGTAGTTATAGAGAATAATAGAACAAATATAATTCAACTAACTCTTTATAATTTACAAGGAAAAAAAATAATTTCTGTAGATAATAATTCACATAAAGTTGAATTGAGAATAGAAAACCTTCCTAAATCTATATATTTAATGAAAATAATTTTAGATAATAAACAATTAATCTATCATAAAATAATAAAAGAATAA
- the tsaE gene encoding tRNA (adenosine(37)-N6)-threonylcarbamoyltransferase complex ATPase subunit type 1 TsaE, whose amino-acid sequence MNKNYSLENLKEIAKEIIASAKNKTLLFYGQMGVGKTTLIKEICKQLGVLDTISSPTFSLVNEYQTSKKDKVFHFDFYRITDEEEALDMGIEEYLYNNDWCLIEWPENIENLLPLEAVEIHLSILEDGGRNIQLK is encoded by the coding sequence ATGAATAAAAACTATTCTTTAGAAAACTTAAAAGAAATTGCAAAAGAAATTATTGCATCAGCAAAAAACAAAACCCTTTTGTTTTACGGACAAATGGGAGTTGGTAAAACAACACTTATTAAAGAAATTTGTAAACAACTTGGCGTTTTAGATACCATATCTTCTCCTACTTTTTCGCTGGTAAATGAATATCAGACATCAAAAAAAGACAAAGTTTTTCATTTTGATTTTTATAGAATTACAGATGAAGAAGAAGCTTTAGATATGGGAATTGAAGAGTATCTTTACAATAACGACTGGTGTTTAATTGAATGGCCAGAAAATATAGAAAATTTATTACCTTTAGAAGCTGTAGAAATTCATCTGTCAATTTTAGAAGATGGAGGACGCAACATTCAACTAAAATAA